The Streptomyces sp. DH-12 genome has a window encoding:
- a CDS encoding DoxX family protein: protein MSLLRVLGRPMLASMFIAGGLDSVRHPQRVAPMAEPVVRSVTGRVPMLPDRTEDSVRLNGAVQVVGGLLLATGRLSRPAALAVALTLVPTTLAAHRFWEEEDPDTKSQQRIHFLKNLSMLGGLLIAADDTGSAPSLLWRSRHTAHDLRREARIARRAFKAGVGPGAAAGRARAKLPG, encoded by the coding sequence ATGAGCCTGTTGCGCGTCCTCGGCCGGCCGATGCTGGCTTCGATGTTCATCGCGGGCGGACTGGACTCCGTACGGCACCCGCAGAGGGTCGCCCCCATGGCCGAGCCCGTGGTCCGGTCCGTCACCGGCCGCGTCCCCATGCTGCCGGACCGCACCGAGGACTCCGTGCGCCTCAACGGTGCCGTCCAGGTGGTCGGGGGCCTGCTGCTGGCCACCGGACGGCTGTCCCGCCCGGCCGCCCTCGCGGTCGCCCTCACCCTGGTGCCCACCACGCTCGCCGCGCACCGTTTCTGGGAGGAGGAGGACCCCGACACGAAGTCCCAGCAGCGGATCCACTTCCTGAAGAACCTCTCCATGCTGGGCGGGCTGTTGATCGCGGCGGACGACACCGGGTCCGCACCCTCGCTGCTGTGGCGCAGCCGGCACACCGCCCACGACCTGCGCCGCGAGGCCCGCATCGCCCGGCGGGCCTTCAAGGCCGGCGTCGGCCCCGGCGCGGCGGCGGGACGTGCCCGCGCCAAGCTCCCCGGCTGA
- a CDS encoding SIS domain-containing protein — MTEHPALDAAHLHCRSLQDALDGLRRHGLPRIADWGGRLAAVLAGGGRLLAAGNGGSAAQAQHLTAELVGRYRSERPAYSALALHAETSSVTAIGNDYGFDHVYARQVAAHGRPGDVLMLLSTSGRSANLVAAAAAARRAGLEVWALTGPGPNPLTEAADEALCVAAAATATVQEAHLVAVHLLCECFDAAVAAPPARTAAAVPGRLT, encoded by the coding sequence ATGACCGAACACCCCGCGCTCGACGCCGCCCATCTGCACTGCCGGTCCCTCCAGGACGCCCTCGACGGGCTCCGCCGGCACGGTCTGCCCCGGATCGCCGACTGGGGCGGCCGGCTCGCCGCCGTCCTCGCCGGCGGCGGCCGGCTGCTGGCCGCCGGGAACGGCGGCAGCGCCGCCCAGGCCCAGCACCTCACCGCCGAGCTGGTCGGCCGCTACCGCAGCGAGCGGCCCGCCTACTCGGCGCTCGCCCTGCACGCGGAGACCTCCAGCGTCACCGCCATCGGCAACGACTACGGCTTCGACCACGTCTACGCCCGCCAGGTCGCCGCGCACGGGCGCCCCGGCGACGTGCTGATGCTGCTGTCCACCTCGGGGCGCAGCGCCAATCTGGTCGCCGCCGCGGCGGCGGCCCGGCGGGCAGGTCTCGAGGTGTGGGCGCTGACCGGGCCCGGCCCCAACCCGCTGACGGAGGCGGCCGACGAGGCGCTGTGCGTGGCGGCGGCCGCCACGGCGACCGTGCAGGAGGCCCATCTGGTCGCCGTGCACCTGCTCTGCGAGTGTTTCGACGCCGCCGTGGCCGCACCCCCGGCGCGGACTGCGGCGGCCGTTCCCGGGAGGCTGACATGA
- a CDS encoding PucR family transcriptional regulator, with protein sequence MTGGQDAVRGTATGAAGRPGWARELLEHLRPAGRDVRRVVDWLAGAVRAEAALRDGAGDLLAGTPLPLDEPLAADVASGRIASAAWDGDGRHLRLVRVGHPSGACVLAVSRATPFDRDASDVVTHTAQVIELLLTAHETRAAGVRLRRATADLRLAILQLLMVEDTVSARRVAAGLWPGLLDADTACVYVLESDPAVRDRLAAECIDRTREQALVVRCPAVDGHVIVLSPREATAGDLRSLVEHHPDTFVGGSVRQSLARTATAYGQAVSALAVARFRPDRTAVYAERTHPGLLTDPAALRTWAARVLRPLDALPHHTRAELLATTRLGLEFTAVATAKILGVSRNTVRARMDRVESMLGVDFGDVTVRAAVHLALHTQIDLLDGQEPAGSRASARRLAELLSGPAVSAWARELLGRLDDDPRDVRRTLRTWIAAGANAERAAQALGVHAQTVREHVRSAEPALERQLLAGGSDLYEVVLAHLAVGDLEQPLLAGE encoded by the coding sequence GTGACAGGCGGACAGGACGCGGTGCGAGGTACGGCGACGGGGGCGGCCGGACGTCCGGGCTGGGCGCGTGAACTGCTCGAGCACCTGCGGCCGGCCGGGCGTGACGTCCGCCGGGTCGTGGACTGGCTGGCCGGTGCGGTGCGGGCGGAGGCGGCCCTCCGCGACGGCGCCGGCGACCTGCTCGCCGGGACCCCGCTGCCGCTGGACGAGCCCCTCGCCGCGGACGTCGCCTCCGGCCGGATCGCGTCCGCCGCGTGGGACGGGGACGGACGCCATCTGCGTCTGGTGCGGGTCGGACATCCCTCGGGCGCCTGCGTACTGGCCGTCTCCCGCGCGACGCCCTTCGACCGGGACGCCTCGGACGTGGTCACGCACACCGCCCAGGTGATCGAACTGCTGCTCACCGCCCACGAGACGCGGGCGGCCGGCGTCCGGCTCCGGCGGGCCACAGCCGACCTGCGGCTGGCGATCCTCCAGCTGCTGATGGTCGAGGACACCGTCTCCGCGCGCCGGGTCGCCGCCGGCCTCTGGCCGGGCCTGCTCGACGCCGACACCGCCTGCGTCTACGTCCTGGAGTCCGACCCCGCCGTACGCGACCGGCTGGCCGCCGAGTGCATCGACCGCACCCGGGAGCAGGCGCTGGTGGTGCGCTGCCCGGCCGTGGACGGCCATGTGATCGTCCTCAGTCCGCGCGAGGCCACCGCCGGCGACCTGCGGTCCCTGGTCGAGCACCATCCCGACACCTTCGTCGGCGGCAGCGTCCGGCAGAGCCTGGCGCGCACCGCCACCGCCTACGGACAGGCCGTCAGCGCGCTGGCCGTGGCCCGGTTCCGGCCGGACAGGACGGCCGTGTACGCCGAGCGCACCCACCCCGGGCTGCTGACGGACCCGGCGGCCCTGCGCACCTGGGCGGCGCGGGTGCTGCGCCCGCTCGACGCGCTGCCCCACCACACCCGCGCCGAGCTGCTCGCCACCACCCGGCTCGGCCTGGAGTTCACCGCCGTCGCCACCGCCAAGATCCTCGGCGTCAGCCGCAACACCGTGCGCGCCCGCATGGACCGCGTGGAGTCCATGCTCGGCGTCGACTTCGGCGACGTGACCGTGCGGGCCGCGGTGCACCTGGCGCTGCACACCCAGATCGACCTGCTGGACGGTCAGGAGCCCGCCGGCTCCCGGGCGAGCGCGCGGCGCCTGGCCGAGCTGCTGTCCGGACCGGCCGTCTCCGCCTGGGCGCGGGAGCTGCTGGGCCGCCTCGACGACGACCCGCGCGACGTGCGCCGCACCCTGCGCACCTGGATCGCCGCCGGGGCCAACGCCGAGCGGGCCGCGCAGGCGCTCGGCGTGCACGCCCAGACCGTGCGCGAACACGTACGCAGCGCCGAACCGGCCCTGGAGCGGCAGCTGCTGGCCGGCGGGAGCGATCTCTACGAGGTCGTCCTGGCCCATCTGGCGGTCGGGGACCTGGAGCAGCCGCTCCTCGCGGGGGAGTGA
- a CDS encoding glycosyltransferase: protein MTADYAPVPPGVLSIALVSEHASPLAALGGVDAGGQNVHVAALAAALADRGHRVTVHTRRDAPDLPDRVRLSERVEVHHVGAGPAEPVPKDRLLPYMDEFARRLVREWRARTPDVVHSHYWMSGLASLGATRELGLPLLHTFHALGTVKRRHQGDADTSPPERIGCEIEVGTGCDRIVATCRDEVTELVRMGVPADRIGVVPCGVDTERFTPVGARWARGPYRHRLVQLGRLVPRKGAAVSVAALALLPGTELLVAGGPPAERLDDDPEVRRLRAIARDAGVADRVRFLGGVDAGRVPALLRSADVVLCPADYEPFGIVPLEAMACGRPVVASAVGGQLDTVADPATGRLVPPGDHEALAGAVASLLADPAGREACGVAGRRRVLSRYGWARVAAATEAAYCEVLDTEPAVTRAG, encoded by the coding sequence ATGACCGCGGACTACGCCCCTGTCCCCCCGGGCGTGCTGTCGATCGCGCTCGTCTCGGAACACGCGAGCCCTCTCGCCGCGCTCGGCGGGGTGGACGCCGGCGGCCAGAACGTCCACGTCGCCGCTCTGGCCGCGGCGCTCGCCGACCGCGGGCACCGGGTCACGGTGCACACCCGCCGGGACGCGCCCGACCTGCCGGACCGGGTGCGGCTGAGCGAGCGCGTGGAGGTGCACCACGTCGGCGCCGGGCCCGCCGAGCCCGTGCCCAAGGACCGGCTGCTGCCGTACATGGACGAGTTCGCGCGCCGGCTGGTCCGGGAGTGGCGGGCCCGCACCCCGGACGTGGTGCACTCCCACTACTGGATGTCGGGGCTGGCCTCGCTGGGCGCGACCCGGGAGCTGGGCCTGCCGCTGCTGCACACCTTCCACGCGCTGGGCACGGTGAAGCGGCGTCACCAGGGGGACGCCGACACCAGTCCGCCGGAGCGGATCGGCTGCGAGATCGAGGTGGGGACCGGCTGCGACCGGATCGTCGCCACCTGCCGTGACGAGGTCACCGAGCTGGTCCGGATGGGCGTGCCCGCGGACCGGATCGGCGTCGTGCCGTGCGGTGTCGACACCGAGCGGTTCACCCCGGTGGGCGCCCGCTGGGCGCGCGGCCCGTACCGCCACCGGCTGGTGCAACTGGGGCGGCTGGTGCCGCGCAAGGGCGCGGCCGTGTCGGTGGCGGCGCTGGCCCTGCTGCCCGGGACCGAGCTGCTGGTGGCCGGCGGGCCCCCGGCGGAGCGGCTGGACGACGACCCGGAGGTGCGCCGGCTGCGCGCGATCGCACGCGACGCCGGGGTCGCCGACCGGGTGCGGTTCCTGGGCGGGGTGGACGCCGGGCGGGTGCCCGCGCTGCTGCGCTCCGCCGACGTGGTGCTCTGCCCCGCCGACTACGAGCCCTTCGGGATCGTCCCGCTGGAGGCCATGGCCTGCGGCCGGCCCGTGGTGGCCAGCGCGGTCGGCGGCCAGCTCGACACGGTCGCCGATCCGGCCACCGGACGGCTGGTGCCGCCGGGCGACCACGAGGCGCTGGCCGGGGCCGTGGCGAGCCTGCTCGCCGACCCGGCCGGCCGCGAGGCCTGCGGGGTGGCCGGTCGCCGCCGGGTGCTCAGCCGTTACGGGTGGGCGCGGGTCGCCGCGGCCACGGAGGCGGCGTACTGCGAGGTCCTCGACACCGAGCCGGCCGTGACCAGGGCCGGCTGA
- the rfaE2 gene encoding D-glycero-beta-D-manno-heptose 1-phosphate adenylyltransferase, which produces MTGPKPLVVVGDVLLDEDIEGVATRLAPDAPAPVVDVTGDRRHPGGAGLAAALAARGGRDVVLVTALGDDPASEAVRQQLSGRVRLLELPLHGTLPVKTRVLADGRPLVRIDRGGGTPGEPDEAVREALADAHAVLVADYGRHTAGAVRPHLEEAARRTPLVWDPHPRGEDPVPGARLVTPNAGEAVALCAGTPGVAGASLGAFAERGTELAERWRAAGVAVTLGERGVLLTRPGGGTPMLIPAPFHADGDPCGAGDCFAATTVAALADGLLPEEALQRAVAEAAAFVAAGGAGNPGLWHTPVVPAPAEDPAADAFELARAVRARGGTVVATGGCFDLVHAGHVGLLESARRIGDCLIVCLNSDDSVTRRKGPGRPLTPAADRAKVLAALGSVDAVVVFEEDTPEEVLGRLRPDVWVKGGDYSVQDLPEAEVLRTWGGQAVVLPYLDGRSTTLLARRAADAVAVALKPTEG; this is translated from the coding sequence ATGACCGGTCCCAAGCCGCTGGTGGTGGTGGGCGACGTCCTGCTGGACGAGGACATCGAGGGGGTCGCGACCCGGCTGGCCCCGGACGCGCCCGCCCCGGTCGTCGACGTCACCGGGGACCGCAGGCACCCGGGCGGCGCCGGGCTGGCCGCCGCGCTCGCCGCGCGCGGCGGGCGGGACGTGGTCCTGGTGACCGCGCTCGGCGACGACCCGGCGAGCGAGGCCGTACGGCAGCAGCTCAGCGGGCGGGTGCGGCTGCTGGAGCTGCCGCTGCACGGCACGCTGCCGGTGAAGACGCGCGTCCTGGCGGACGGGCGGCCCCTGGTGCGCATCGACCGGGGCGGCGGGACGCCCGGCGAACCGGACGAGGCGGTGCGGGAGGCGCTCGCGGACGCGCACGCCGTCCTCGTCGCCGACTACGGCCGGCACACCGCCGGCGCGGTCCGCCCCCACCTGGAGGAAGCCGCGCGGCGCACCCCTCTGGTGTGGGACCCGCACCCGCGCGGCGAGGACCCGGTGCCGGGGGCGCGGCTGGTCACGCCCAACGCGGGCGAGGCGGTCGCGCTGTGCGCGGGCACGCCCGGCGTGGCGGGCGCGTCGCTGGGCGCCTTCGCCGAGCGCGGCACGGAACTCGCGGAGCGCTGGCGGGCGGCGGGCGTCGCCGTGACGCTCGGCGAGCGCGGGGTGCTGCTGACCCGGCCGGGCGGCGGCACACCCATGCTGATCCCGGCGCCGTTCCACGCGGACGGCGACCCGTGCGGCGCGGGCGACTGCTTCGCCGCGACGACGGTCGCCGCGCTGGCGGACGGGCTGCTCCCGGAGGAGGCGCTGCAGCGGGCGGTCGCCGAGGCCGCCGCGTTCGTGGCGGCGGGCGGCGCGGGCAATCCGGGCCTGTGGCACACGCCGGTCGTCCCGGCGCCCGCCGAGGACCCGGCCGCCGACGCGTTCGAGCTGGCGCGGGCGGTACGGGCGCGCGGCGGGACCGTGGTGGCCACGGGCGGCTGCTTCGACCTGGTGCACGCCGGTCACGTGGGGCTGCTGGAGAGCGCCCGGCGGATCGGCGACTGCCTGATCGTCTGCCTGAACTCCGACGACTCCGTCACCCGCCGCAAGGGCCCCGGCCGCCCCCTCACCCCGGCCGCGGACCGCGCGAAGGTGCTGGCCGCACTGGGCAGCGTGGACGCGGTGGTGGTCTTCGAGGAGGACACCCCCGAGGAGGTCCTGGGGCGTCTGCGCCCCGACGTGTGGGTGAAGGGCGGTGACTACTCCGTCCAGGACCTCCCGGAGGCGGAGGTCCTGCGCACCTGGGGCGGCCAGGCGGTGGTCCTGCCGTACCTGGACGGCCGCTCGACCACGCTGCTCGCACGGCGGGCTGCCGACGCGGTGGCGGTGGCTCTGAAGCCGACGGAGGGGTGA
- a CDS encoding fructosamine kinase family protein, whose amino-acid sequence MTVSSPVSGEEGPGAVAARLTGRAVTGVRPLSGSLAEAALDDGRTVVVKRAEDAEAARAEMAGLRWLAEAGAPPVPRVHGREGAWLVLDRVAEGRPGREAALRFGRELAGLHAAGAPAFGSPPPGGPVEAFIGRAPLRNVTGDDWPGWYAEHRVLPYLRRAVDAGTVDAGEAAVVERVCARLPDLAGPAEPPARLHGDLWNGNVLWGADGRVRVIDPAAHGGHRETDLAMLALFGCPLLDVVLEGCQDVAPLAEGWRARVGVHQLFPLLVHAVLFGRGYAERALGVARSALSL is encoded by the coding sequence ATGACCGTGTCGTCCCCCGTGTCCGGCGAGGAGGGGCCCGGCGCCGTGGCGGCGCGGCTGACCGGGAGGGCGGTGACCGGGGTGCGGCCGCTGTCCGGCTCGCTCGCCGAGGCCGCCCTGGACGACGGCCGGACGGTGGTCGTGAAGCGCGCGGAGGACGCGGAGGCGGCGCGCGCCGAGATGGCCGGGCTGCGCTGGCTGGCCGAGGCGGGCGCGCCCCCGGTGCCGCGGGTGCACGGCCGGGAGGGGGCGTGGCTGGTGCTCGACCGGGTGGCGGAGGGACGGCCCGGCCGGGAGGCGGCGCTGCGGTTCGGGCGTGAGCTGGCGGGTCTGCACGCGGCCGGCGCCCCCGCGTTCGGGTCGCCGCCGCCGGGCGGGCCGGTGGAGGCGTTCATCGGGCGTGCCCCCCTGCGCAACGTCACCGGCGACGACTGGCCCGGCTGGTACGCGGAGCACCGGGTGCTGCCGTATCTGCGCCGGGCGGTCGACGCGGGCACGGTGGACGCCGGGGAGGCGGCGGTGGTCGAGCGGGTGTGCGCGCGGCTGCCGGATCTCGCGGGACCCGCCGAGCCGCCCGCGCGGCTGCACGGCGACCTGTGGAACGGCAACGTGCTGTGGGGCGCGGACGGCAGGGTCCGTGTGATCGACCCGGCCGCGCACGGCGGGCACCGGGAGACCGACCTGGCGATGCTGGCGCTGTTCGGGTGCCCCCTGCTGGACGTCGTCCTCGAGGGCTGTCAGGACGTGGCGCCGCTCGCCGAGGGGTGGCGGGCACGCGTCGGCGTGCACCAGCTGTTCCCGCTGCTGGTGCACGCCGTGCTGTTCGGCCGGGGCTACGCCGAGCGGGCACTCGGCGTGGCCCGGTCCGCGCTGTCCCTGTGA
- a CDS encoding glycosyltransferase, whose protein sequence is MTGPAAPAGEYAVVVPTLGRPSLAACLGALAEAEGPRPARVVLVDDRRDPAVPLTASVPPALRSRTVVVPGGARGPAAARNAGWRAAGDAPWIVFLDDDVVPGPSWADDLALDLAGASVATAGIAARIEVPLPADRAPTDWERNVAGLAGACWITADMAYRRKALEAVGGFDERFRRAFREDADLALRVLDAGWTLAEGRRTTTHPVRPADRWVSVRLQAGNADDVLMTRLHGRDWWRRAGAPRGRLPAHLAVTSAGLAAVVCALTGRPRAASACAAGWLAGTAEFATARTRPGPRTRDEIVTMVLTSALVPPAAAWHWLRGQVLHRAAPARRRASPRSPAPAAPAGERLPT, encoded by the coding sequence ATGACCGGGCCGGCCGCCCCCGCCGGGGAGTACGCGGTGGTGGTGCCGACCCTGGGCCGCCCGTCGCTGGCGGCGTGCCTGGGGGCGCTGGCCGAGGCGGAGGGGCCCCGCCCGGCGCGGGTCGTGCTGGTGGACGACCGCCGGGACCCGGCCGTACCGCTCACCGCCTCCGTGCCGCCGGCCCTGCGCTCCCGCACCGTCGTGGTGCCCGGCGGGGCGCGCGGCCCGGCCGCCGCCCGCAACGCCGGGTGGCGGGCCGCCGGGGACGCGCCGTGGATCGTGTTCCTCGACGACGACGTGGTGCCCGGCCCCTCCTGGGCCGACGACCTCGCGCTGGACCTGGCCGGGGCGAGCGTCGCGACCGCCGGGATCGCCGCGCGCATCGAGGTGCCGCTGCCGGCGGACCGGGCGCCCACCGACTGGGAACGCAATGTCGCGGGGCTGGCCGGGGCGTGCTGGATCACCGCCGACATGGCGTACCGGCGCAAGGCGCTGGAGGCCGTCGGAGGCTTCGACGAACGGTTCCGCCGCGCCTTCCGGGAGGACGCGGACCTGGCGCTGCGGGTGCTCGACGCCGGCTGGACGCTGGCGGAGGGGCGCCGTACGACCACGCATCCGGTGCGGCCGGCGGACCGGTGGGTCTCGGTGCGGCTGCAGGCGGGCAACGCGGACGACGTGCTGATGACCCGGCTGCACGGACGCGACTGGTGGCGCCGGGCCGGCGCGCCCCGGGGCCGGCTGCCGGCGCACCTGGCGGTGACCTCGGCCGGACTCGCGGCGGTGGTGTGCGCGCTGACCGGACGCCCGCGCGCCGCGTCGGCGTGCGCCGCCGGGTGGCTCGCCGGGACCGCCGAGTTCGCCACGGCCCGGACACGCCCGGGTCCGCGCACCCGGGACGAGATCGTCACCATGGTCCTCACCAGCGCGCTCGTCCCGCCGGCGGCGGCCTGGCACTGGTTGCGCGGGCAGGTCCTGCACCGCGCCGCGCCCGCCCGCCGCCGCGCCTCCCCCCGGTCCCCCGCGCCCGCGGCGCCGGCCGGCGAACGGCTGCCGACATGA
- a CDS encoding catalase — protein sequence MTDVSSQGPAPGDDRKVLTNRQGHPVYDNQNQRTVGSRGPATLENYQFLEKISHFDRERIPERVVHARGVTAYGYFEAYGKWGDEPISRYTRAKLFQEEGKRTDLAVRFSTVIGGRDSSEAARDPRGFAVKFYTEDGNWDLVGNNLGVFFIRDAIKFPDVIHALKPDPVTFEQQPRRIFDFMSQTPECMHMLVNLFSPRGIPADYRHMQGFGVNTYKWVNAEGETKLVKYHWMPKQGVRSMTEEDAANVQAQGLGHATKDLYEAVERGDHPEWELLVQMMDDHEHPELDFDPLDDTKTWPEQEFPPKPVGRMVLNRMPDNFFAENEQISFGTGVLVDGLDFSDDKMLVGRTFSYSDTQRYRVGPNYLQLPVNQAKNAEVHTNQRDGLMAYYQDGGGENPHVNYEPSITGGLREAQYPTHDVQGPEIRGRLTRARIERTNDYMQAGQRYLLMEDWERDDLVKNFIDLLSQCDRPVQERMVWHFLLVENDLGRRVGEGLGIMPEDVAHLEPLASQTLTEEDRKRLANLGDNPPRDVEGLTMTHCVPDERHVVTR from the coding sequence ATGACGGACGTTTCGAGCCAGGGCCCCGCTCCCGGCGACGACCGCAAGGTACTCACCAACCGGCAGGGCCACCCGGTCTACGACAACCAGAACCAGCGCACCGTCGGCTCCCGGGGCCCGGCCACGCTGGAGAACTACCAGTTCCTCGAGAAGATCAGCCACTTCGACCGGGAGCGCATCCCCGAGCGCGTCGTGCACGCCCGCGGCGTCACCGCGTACGGCTACTTCGAGGCGTACGGCAAGTGGGGCGACGAGCCGATCTCCCGCTACACCCGCGCCAAGCTCTTCCAGGAGGAGGGCAAGCGCACCGACCTCGCCGTCCGCTTCTCCACCGTCATCGGCGGCCGTGACTCCTCCGAGGCGGCCCGTGACCCGCGCGGCTTCGCCGTGAAGTTCTACACCGAGGACGGCAACTGGGACCTCGTCGGCAACAACCTGGGGGTCTTCTTCATCCGGGACGCCATCAAGTTCCCCGACGTCATCCACGCCCTCAAGCCCGACCCGGTGACCTTCGAGCAGCAGCCGCGCCGCATCTTCGACTTCATGTCGCAGACGCCCGAGTGCATGCACATGCTGGTCAACCTGTTCAGCCCGCGCGGCATCCCGGCGGACTACCGCCACATGCAGGGCTTCGGCGTGAACACCTACAAGTGGGTCAACGCCGAGGGCGAGACCAAGCTGGTCAAGTACCACTGGATGCCCAAGCAGGGCGTGCGCTCCATGACCGAGGAGGACGCGGCGAACGTCCAGGCGCAGGGCCTCGGCCACGCCACCAAGGACCTCTACGAGGCCGTCGAGCGCGGTGACCACCCCGAGTGGGAGCTGCTCGTCCAGATGATGGACGACCACGAGCACCCGGAGCTGGACTTCGACCCGCTGGACGACACCAAGACCTGGCCCGAGCAGGAGTTCCCGCCGAAGCCCGTGGGCCGGATGGTGCTCAACCGGATGCCGGACAACTTCTTCGCCGAGAACGAGCAGATCTCCTTCGGCACCGGCGTCCTCGTCGACGGCCTGGACTTCTCCGACGACAAGATGCTCGTCGGCCGGACCTTCTCCTACAGCGACACCCAGCGCTACCGGGTCGGCCCGAACTACCTCCAGCTCCCGGTCAACCAGGCGAAGAACGCCGAGGTCCACACCAACCAGCGCGACGGCCTCATGGCCTACTACCAGGACGGCGGCGGGGAGAACCCGCACGTGAACTACGAGCCGTCGATCACCGGCGGGCTGCGCGAGGCCCAGTACCCGACGCACGACGTGCAGGGCCCGGAGATCCGCGGCCGGCTCACCCGCGCGAGGATCGAGCGCACCAACGACTACATGCAGGCCGGCCAGCGCTACCTGCTGATGGAGGACTGGGAGCGCGACGACCTGGTGAAGAACTTCATCGACCTGCTCTCCCAGTGCGACCGCCCGGTGCAGGAGCGCATGGTGTGGCACTTCCTGCTGGTGGAGAACGACCTGGGCCGCCGGGTCGGCGAGGGCCTCGGCATCATGCCGGAGGACGTCGCCCACCTGGAGCCGCTGGCCAGCCAGACCCTCACCGAGGAGGACCGCAAGCGGCTCGCCAACCTGGGCGACAACCCGCCGCGCGACGTGGAGGGGCTCACCATGACCCACTGCGTCCCCGACGAGCGGCACGTGGTCACCCGCTGA
- a CDS encoding MFS transporter, with the protein MSSSPTPAPAGSRSPWRSLRHRSMRWWSVANFVSNAGTWMQLTVQNLLVLQITGSAAATGLSMSVQAAPALLMSVLGGAAVDRWPRKPTAAVSQALLAVIAFTTATLVALDRLDMTTLMVLAAVTGTVATVDNPACALLGNDLVPAEDVPSAIGVGALVFNAGRLTGAALAGVTVGSLGTAAAYFANGFSFLFVTAVIPFLRPAAGAVRQVTGRAARHAKSGMSVREGLAFFARRPRLLALAGVTGISAVFGRNYGLTLAVLVTGPLAGGAGAFGTVSTVLAAGGIIGAVLGARLRRPSVRLVGALAATGALLQVVAGLSPSLAVLLALVLPMAVVESVSDTAGTAVLQTDPPAHLRGRVLGVWGGIGTVWSLGGPPVLGLLMELAGPRGALVAGGVIIAASMASGHLLHRHRKLAPPVALPPKDTVPQPALQTAA; encoded by the coding sequence GTGTCCTCCTCACCCACCCCTGCCCCGGCCGGGTCCAGGTCGCCCTGGCGTTCCCTGCGTCACCGCAGCATGCGCTGGTGGTCCGTCGCGAACTTCGTGTCCAACGCCGGCACGTGGATGCAGCTGACCGTGCAGAACCTGCTGGTCCTCCAGATCACCGGTTCCGCCGCGGCCACCGGCCTGTCCATGTCCGTCCAGGCGGCCCCGGCCCTGCTGATGAGCGTCCTCGGCGGCGCGGCCGTCGACCGCTGGCCGCGCAAGCCGACCGCCGCCGTCAGCCAGGCCCTGCTCGCCGTCATCGCGTTCACCACGGCCACCCTGGTGGCGCTGGACCGGCTCGACATGACCACCCTCATGGTGCTGGCCGCCGTCACCGGCACGGTCGCCACCGTCGACAACCCGGCCTGCGCCCTGCTCGGCAACGACCTCGTCCCCGCCGAGGACGTGCCCTCCGCCATCGGCGTGGGCGCGCTGGTCTTCAACGCGGGCCGGCTCACGGGCGCGGCCCTGGCCGGCGTGACGGTCGGCTCCCTCGGCACGGCCGCGGCCTACTTCGCCAACGGCTTCTCCTTCTTGTTCGTGACGGCGGTCATCCCGTTCCTGCGCCCGGCGGCGGGCGCGGTACGGCAGGTCACCGGACGCGCCGCCCGGCACGCGAAGTCCGGCATGAGCGTCCGGGAGGGGCTGGCCTTCTTCGCCCGCCGCCCGCGGCTGCTCGCGCTCGCCGGGGTCACCGGCATCAGCGCGGTCTTCGGCCGCAACTACGGTCTCACCCTCGCCGTCCTCGTCACCGGCCCGCTCGCGGGCGGGGCGGGCGCCTTCGGCACCGTGTCCACCGTCCTCGCGGCCGGCGGCATCATCGGCGCGGTGCTGGGGGCGCGGCTGCGCCGCCCGTCCGTACGGCTGGTCGGCGCGCTCGCGGCGACCGGGGCGCTGCTGCAGGTGGTGGCGGGGCTGTCGCCCTCGCTGGCGGTGCTCCTGGCGCTGGTGCTCCCCATGGCCGTCGTGGAGTCCGTCTCCGACACCGCGGGCACGGCCGTCCTGCAGACCGACCCGCCCGCCCACCTGCGCGGACGCGTACTGGGCGTGTGGGGCGGCATCGGCACGGTGTGGAGCCTGGGCGGCCCGCCGGTCCTCGGCCTCCTCATGGAACTGGCCGGCCCGCGCGGCGCCCTGGTCGCCGGCGGCGTGATCATCGCCGCGTCGATGGCCTCCGGCCACCTCCTCCACCGCCACCGCAAGCTCGCGCCCCCGGTCGCCCTCCCCCCGAAGGACACGGTGCCCCAGCCGGCCCTGCAAACGGCGGCGTGA